One window of Anaerolineales bacterium genomic DNA carries:
- a CDS encoding glycosyltransferase family 39 protein, with translation MNPFSPKRTRQPWDFILLIALFTILALTVLAQANPGTEYPGRDSGAFIYIGKQIVKGHLPYHDLWDSKPPGIFYLNALALRLGRGMRWGIWLVEFGFLFSAIAASYHLLKNLWGTGSAIFGIFTWLWGLNFVLEGGNFTEEYPMVLHFLALILFLQLIQYPGRRLFYFALGLFSSISFLFRPNNAVVEALVILFLGASLLVKREWKTFSSAVLWVTLGILLPLAISFAYFAHLGVLQEMIEASFIYNLTYGATKFSSYSPLQVGFDYLNLAAWIGLVGYVLLLLQIGKIFKSPHFLLFMVMIIGTPIAIFVSDLARRSYGHYFINWLPFIALLSAFAFLTVQEKFPPPKKNQPAQPSFFPLLSSIFVALALFALSGSASKYAKALDRFFNSPDRELRSPISIYVENHTNPGETVLFWATHPGENFMARRDAPMSNLFYPILVDSEISDRLNDDFLEDLKNNTPVLVVDMQRLTIPSLDPARREEQKIGGIYPANPPHNLDEVLQFIEENYYLEAIIKDKPVYRLHGTAGP, from the coding sequence ATGAACCCGTTTTCCCCCAAGAGAACCAGACAACCATGGGATTTTATCCTGCTGATCGCCCTTTTCACCATACTTGCCCTGACCGTCCTCGCTCAAGCCAACCCCGGCACCGAATATCCGGGCCGCGACAGCGGCGCCTTCATCTACATCGGCAAACAGATCGTAAAAGGACACCTGCCCTACCACGACCTTTGGGACAGCAAACCACCGGGCATTTTCTATCTTAACGCCCTCGCCCTGCGCCTCGGCCGCGGGATGCGCTGGGGCATCTGGCTTGTCGAGTTCGGGTTTCTTTTCTCCGCCATCGCCGCCTCTTATCATTTGTTGAAGAACCTTTGGGGAACCGGATCCGCAATCTTCGGCATCTTCACCTGGCTCTGGGGTTTGAACTTCGTCCTGGAGGGGGGCAATTTCACGGAAGAATACCCAATGGTACTCCACTTCCTCGCGCTGATCCTCTTCCTTCAATTGATTCAATATCCCGGGCGCCGCCTCTTTTACTTCGCCCTGGGTTTGTTCTCATCCATCAGCTTTCTCTTCCGCCCGAACAACGCCGTCGTCGAGGCCTTGGTCATTCTCTTCCTTGGCGCTTCATTATTGGTCAAGCGTGAGTGGAAAACCTTCTCGTCCGCCGTGTTGTGGGTCACGCTGGGGATTCTCCTCCCGCTTGCCATCTCATTCGCATATTTTGCGCATTTGGGAGTCCTCCAGGAGATGATCGAAGCATCCTTCATCTACAACCTGACCTATGGCGCGACGAAATTCTCCTCCTACTCTCCCTTGCAGGTCGGGTTCGATTATCTCAATCTTGCCGCCTGGATCGGGCTGGTCGGCTACGTCCTCCTCCTCTTGCAAATCGGGAAAATCTTCAAAAGCCCGCACTTCCTTCTCTTCATGGTCATGATCATCGGGACGCCAATCGCCATTTTCGTCAGCGACCTCGCCAGACGCAGTTATGGTCATTACTTCATTAATTGGCTGCCGTTCATCGCCCTGCTCAGCGCATTTGCCTTCCTCACCGTTCAGGAAAAATTCCCTCCCCCCAAAAAAAACCAGCCTGCCCAGCCATCCTTCTTTCCTCTTCTTTCTTCCATCTTTGTTGCTCTCGCCCTCTTTGCACTTTCCGGAAGCGCCTCCAAATACGCCAAAGCCCTCGACCGGTTTTTCAACTCACCCGATAGGGAGTTACGCTCCCCCATTTCCATTTACGTGGAAAACCACACCAATCCCGGCGAGACCGTTCTATTTTGGGCGACCCATCCTGGTGAAAACTTCATGGCACGCAGGGATGCGCCCATGTCCAACCTGTTCTACCCCATCCTCGTGGATTCGGAGATCTCAGACCGGCTCAATGACGATTTCCTCGAAGATTTGAAGAACAATACGCCCGTCCTCGTCGTGGACATGCAGCGGCTCACGATTCCCTCACTCGACCCGGCGCGGCGCGAAGAACAAAAGATCGGCGGCATCTACCCGGCCAACCCGCCCCATAACCTGGACGAAGTGCTGCAATTCATTGAAGAGAACTATTACCTTGAGGCGATCATCAAGGACAAACCGGTCTATCGTTTGCACGGCACAGCGGGACCCTGA
- a CDS encoding tetratricopeptide repeat protein, with protein sequence MSSIPISKTKIILPRRRAELLSRKRLLDLLFDALDKKLTLLSAPAGYGKTSLLVDFAHQSDLPCCWLALDDLDRDPQQFGSYFIAALSERFPAFGSQSKSVLESMNSFEQEMERLLVTLVNELYEQVKEHFVFILDDFHLLDDVSSINEFVNRFIQLVDDNCHLVISSRRLATLEDMPHFVARDQVSGLSFSDLVFKPEELQALALQNSGAQMTDEEATRLIEESEGWITGLQFSDSDVLRSGSKPSPFGSKANLFEYFGHQVLDRQTPELRLFVLRTSLMEEFDAALCDRVLSPLYPEPQDWQFWIKTVSQNNLFVLPVGEDGRWLRYHHLFREFICEQFERERPEEVPAILSHLQLAYEAMGEWSRAHQICRRKNDLDALAGMIERASLSMLQSAHLTLESWLSELPPSLLRKRPGLLSIRGAIAYTKGDLQEGLDLLLQSERLFREQGESHGLIVALIRRGSAYRFLGDYEASLRDAEEVITLTEAKDEWQMLHADALRLKGLAYYRLGKADQAVSILERALELCRLYDKANVPLLYLETGMAYRAIGNLTDALNAYEQALQIWRREGKVYQQASLLNNLGFFYQYQGEYEKAASAYEEGLLCAQRIRDDRLTALISIGFGDLYAELEDFEIANLNYENAALILNGMDNRFLIHFLGLSRAHLAFMQRDAALTRRAIEEIADSIRSGNSNFENALLDLVYGRFHLLTKDATQSEREFSNAGKRFQDEGRVAEEAISRIWLAAAYHQEGAAESALQTLSMISANRGKIPHPALVAAHQAKDWLKDLPPNLVSGRNLRDLFAQADRLGKTIPSTRRQLRRQVRAISVPTSRLVIEAFGRVSVSINGKPLTLSDWQTQSVRDLFFYFLSETKPLTKEQVIEVLWRDEDEPAKLKLRFKNDLYRLRRAVGQDVIQFVDNHYVFNRGLDYEYDVEAFESFVARAKSSSDPVEKMGFYRRAVGLVQGPYLNENYAEWVAPDRERLRQAYIEALINLADLQIAQAQAQVAVMTCQRVIEADPGNETAYQLWIQACSRLGDRAGMTRVYQDYSAAMKRLFQLSPSKETEEIYRRSMR encoded by the coding sequence ATGTCTTCCATCCCCATCAGCAAGACCAAGATCATCCTCCCGCGCCGGCGCGCTGAACTGCTCAGCCGCAAGAGGCTTCTGGACTTATTGTTTGACGCGCTGGATAAGAAACTGACCCTTTTATCCGCGCCTGCCGGGTATGGGAAAACATCGCTGCTTGTGGACTTTGCCCACCAGAGCGACCTGCCCTGCTGCTGGCTGGCTTTGGATGACCTGGACCGCGATCCGCAGCAGTTCGGGTCGTATTTCATCGCCGCCCTGTCGGAGCGTTTCCCAGCATTTGGCAGCCAGTCGAAAAGCGTGCTGGAGTCCATGAACTCCTTCGAGCAGGAAATGGAACGCCTGCTCGTCACCCTGGTCAACGAACTTTACGAACAGGTCAAGGAACATTTTGTTTTCATCCTTGACGATTTCCATCTTTTGGACGACGTCTCCTCCATCAATGAGTTCGTCAATCGTTTCATCCAGCTGGTGGATGATAACTGTCATCTCGTGATTTCGTCGCGCAGGCTGGCGACGCTTGAAGACATGCCTCATTTCGTTGCGCGCGATCAGGTGAGCGGTTTGAGTTTCTCTGACCTTGTTTTCAAGCCGGAGGAACTTCAGGCATTGGCGCTTCAGAACAGCGGCGCGCAAATGACCGACGAGGAAGCCACACGCCTGATCGAAGAATCAGAGGGCTGGATCACGGGTCTTCAGTTCTCCGATTCGGATGTTCTGCGCAGCGGTTCGAAGCCCTCTCCATTCGGGAGCAAGGCAAACCTGTTTGAATATTTTGGACATCAGGTCCTGGATCGTCAGACTCCCGAACTGCGGCTGTTCGTCCTGCGCACCTCATTGATGGAGGAATTCGACGCCGCCCTGTGCGACAGGGTTCTTTCACCGCTCTATCCTGAACCGCAGGATTGGCAGTTCTGGATCAAGACCGTATCACAGAATAACCTGTTCGTCCTGCCCGTCGGTGAAGATGGACGGTGGCTGCGCTACCATCATTTGTTCCGCGAATTCATCTGCGAACAATTCGAACGCGAACGCCCGGAGGAAGTCCCCGCGATTTTATCGCATCTTCAACTGGCGTATGAAGCCATGGGCGAGTGGAGCAGGGCGCATCAAATCTGCCGCCGAAAAAATGACCTTGACGCCTTGGCTGGGATGATCGAACGGGCGAGTCTGTCCATGCTGCAAAGCGCCCACCTGACATTGGAATCCTGGCTGAGCGAACTGCCGCCCTCTCTGCTGCGGAAAAGACCGGGCTTGCTTTCCATTCGTGGGGCGATCGCATACACAAAGGGAGATTTGCAGGAAGGCCTGGACCTGCTTTTACAATCGGAAAGGTTATTCCGCGAACAAGGGGAATCGCATGGATTGATTGTGGCGTTGATTCGGCGCGGCTCGGCGTATCGCTTTCTGGGGGATTACGAAGCTTCCCTGCGCGATGCGGAGGAAGTGATCACCCTGACCGAAGCGAAGGACGAATGGCAGATGCTCCATGCCGATGCCCTGCGGCTGAAGGGATTGGCGTATTATCGCCTGGGCAAGGCTGATCAGGCTGTTTCAATCCTTGAGCGCGCCCTGGAATTATGCCGCTTGTATGATAAAGCCAATGTGCCGCTCTTATACTTGGAAACCGGCATGGCGTATCGCGCCATCGGGAATCTTACCGATGCATTAAACGCCTATGAACAAGCCTTGCAGATCTGGCGCAGGGAAGGAAAGGTGTACCAGCAAGCCAGTTTGTTGAACAACCTCGGCTTTTTTTACCAATACCAGGGCGAGTATGAAAAAGCGGCTTCTGCCTATGAAGAAGGACTACTATGCGCCCAACGCATTCGGGATGACCGTCTTACCGCCCTGATTTCAATCGGTTTTGGGGATCTCTACGCTGAGTTGGAGGATTTTGAAATTGCCAATCTGAATTATGAGAATGCGGCTTTGATCCTTAATGGCATGGATAACCGATTCTTGATTCACTTCCTAGGACTTTCCCGAGCTCATCTGGCATTCATGCAGCGGGATGCTGCGCTTACCAGGCGAGCCATCGAAGAGATAGCCGACTCGATCCGCTCGGGCAATTCCAATTTTGAGAATGCGCTGCTGGATTTAGTTTACGGACGATTCCATTTGCTGACCAAAGATGCAACCCAATCTGAGAGGGAGTTTTCCAACGCCGGGAAACGTTTTCAGGATGAAGGCAGGGTCGCTGAAGAGGCGATATCCCGCATCTGGCTTGCTGCCGCTTATCATCAGGAAGGCGCGGCTGAATCTGCGCTACAAACCTTGAGTATGATCTCTGCAAATCGCGGGAAAATCCCTCACCCCGCCCTGGTTGCCGCTCATCAGGCAAAAGACTGGCTGAAGGACCTGCCGCCCAACCTGGTCAGCGGGCGCAATTTGCGTGACTTGTTTGCCCAGGCAGATCGGCTTGGAAAGACCATCCCCTCCACCCGTCGACAATTGCGGCGACAGGTGCGGGCGATCTCAGTACCAACCTCCCGCCTCGTGATCGAGGCGTTTGGCAGGGTTTCCGTCAGCATCAATGGTAAACCCCTGACCCTGTCTGACTGGCAAACCCAATCGGTCCGGGATTTGTTTTTTTACTTCTTATCGGAAACCAAACCACTAACCAAGGAACAGGTTATCGAAGTGCTTTGGCGGGATGAAGATGAGCCCGCCAAATTGAAACTCCGCTTCAAGAACGATCTCTACCGCCTGCGCCGCGCCGTTGGGCAGGATGTGATTCAATTCGTGGATAATCACTATGTATTCAATCGCGGACTTGATTATGAATACGATGTCGAGGCGTTCGAATCCTTTGTTGCGCGCGCAAAATCATCGAGCGACCCTGTCGAAAAAATGGGTTTTTACCGCAGGGCGGTTGGGTTGGTGCAGGGACCTTATCTAAATGAAAATTATGCAGAATGGGTGGCTCCGGACCGCGAACGCCTGCGACAGGCGTATATCGAAGCGCTAATAAATCTGGCAGACCTGCAGATCGCCCAGGCTCAAGCCCAAGTTGCGGTCATGACCTGTCAACGCGTCATTGAAGCAGACCCCGGCAATGAGACCGCGTATCAGCTTTGGATACAAGCCTGCAGCCGTCTGGGCGATCGGGCTGGGATGACGCGCGTCTATCAGGATTACAGCGCGGCAATGAAGCGGCTTTTTCAGTTATCCCCATCCAAAGAGACGGAAGAAATCTACCGGCGATCCATGCGGTGA
- a CDS encoding DUF5317 domain-containing protein codes for MILLIAVLAGFTTGMVVMWARRQSYRPPDLQYLWLVFLAYLPQFAIIYIPGIRQQVSDLWAAILLTASQFLLLGFAWLNRKLPGMLILLIGAALNFAVMTANGGFMPISPQTASRIFTREELNEISLGERIGIKDILLEPQDTRFEILADRFLSPAWSTYQVAFSLGDVFLAAGVFWLLARVPGKDTLPERILT; via the coding sequence GTGATCCTGCTCATTGCCGTTCTGGCTGGCTTTACAACCGGAATGGTCGTGATGTGGGCACGTCGCCAGTCCTATCGTCCTCCCGATCTTCAATACCTTTGGCTGGTATTCCTCGCCTACCTGCCGCAATTCGCCATCATATATATCCCGGGAATCCGCCAGCAGGTTTCGGATCTGTGGGCTGCCATCCTTCTAACGGCATCGCAGTTCCTCCTGCTGGGGTTCGCCTGGCTCAACCGAAAATTGCCCGGGATGTTGATCCTGCTCATTGGGGCGGCGCTCAACTTCGCGGTCATGACGGCGAACGGCGGTTTCATGCCAATAAGCCCACAGACAGCCAGCCGTATTTTTACCCGGGAAGAATTGAACGAAATTTCGCTCGGGGAGCGGATCGGGATAAAAGACATCCTCCTCGAACCGCAAGACACCCGCTTCGAGATTCTAGCGGATCGTTTCCTGTCCCCGGCCTGGTCCACATATCAGGTGGCTTTCAGCCTGGGTGACGTATTTCTGGCAGCCGGCGTGTTCTGGCTGCTTGCCCGTGTGCCGGGAAAAGACACTTTACCGGAAAGGATTTTGACATGA
- a CDS encoding HD-GYP domain-containing protein, translating into MQAGIDSLPHMTDFENLETTMKAGFHVSVLPVHLTAPEEGLKDLLQMADDLLFVLDETGRIVNCKARAGSILHNFHVRKGLFIRDILPDTIKRKLEIATEQFNQSKRFTLFESMLTLPPSGINWYEFRLIPALENQVVLFVWNVKGYRDASRTVPNLPVSTEKTLEGWSRSLYLRDFETEDHTKRVTEMTLKLARRLGLPETEMANIRRGAQVHDIGKIAIPDAILLKTGELTKGEWDLMRRHPMLAVEFLKSIPDIEPALFIPRYHHEKWDGSGYPDHLAGEEIPLAARIFAFADVFDALTSDRPYRRAWSKEFALEYIQKESGRHFDPRLAHDFIQMLHGS; encoded by the coding sequence ATGCAGGCTGGCATTGATTCGCTCCCGCACATGACCGATTTTGAAAATTTGGAAACCACCATGAAGGCGGGTTTCCATGTCTCGGTTCTGCCCGTCCATTTGACCGCACCCGAGGAGGGATTAAAAGACCTGCTCCAAATGGCTGACGATCTCCTGTTCGTCCTCGACGAAACCGGGCGGATCGTCAATTGCAAGGCGCGCGCGGGTTCGATCCTGCACAACTTCCATGTTCGGAAGGGGTTATTCATTCGCGACATCCTTCCCGATACCATCAAGCGAAAACTTGAAATCGCCACAGAACAATTCAACCAATCGAAGCGTTTTACGCTTTTCGAAAGCATGCTCACCCTTCCGCCCAGCGGGATTAATTGGTATGAATTCCGCCTCATTCCCGCCCTCGAAAATCAGGTCGTGTTGTTCGTCTGGAACGTAAAAGGCTACCGGGATGCATCCCGGACGGTTCCGAATCTGCCGGTCTCCACAGAAAAAACGCTCGAAGGCTGGTCGCGTTCACTCTACCTGCGCGACTTTGAAACCGAGGATCACACCAAGCGCGTAACCGAAATGACCCTGAAGCTTGCCAGGCGGCTCGGTCTGCCGGAAACGGAAATGGCGAACATCCGGCGCGGCGCGCAAGTCCACGACATCGGGAAGATCGCCATTCCGGATGCGATCTTATTGAAAACCGGGGAACTCACGAAAGGGGAATGGGATTTGATGCGGCGTCATCCCATGCTCGCCGTGGAATTTCTCAAGTCGATTCCGGATATCGAACCGGCGCTCTTCATCCCGCGTTATCATCATGAGAAATGGGATGGCTCCGGCTACCCCGATCATCTTGCCGGGGAGGAAATTCCGCTTGCTGCGCGCATCTTTGCCTTTGCGGATGTATTCGATGCCCTGACCTCGGATCGTCCCTACCGGCGCGCCTGGTCGAAGGAGTTTGCCCTGGAATACATTCAGAAGGAATCGGGCAGGCATTTCGACCCGCGCCTGGCGCACGATTTTATTCAAATGCTGCACGGCTCATAA
- a CDS encoding response regulator transcription factor, producing METKIRVAILDDHPMTVEGYLSKLGKDPQIEIAATMGFADLMEPVLQKGEVDVLILDITVPTSAENRNSYPILHVIPKLLEEHPNLNILVISMHAERGLIREVMAAGANGYVLKDDREANDNLPDIIKSVAEGGVYLSKEAGALYDKHLSSDSGKQLSPRQLEALSLCASLPGEKSVVLAKKMSITHSAFRTLLSGAYLKLNARTRADAIAKARKLGLITPE from the coding sequence ATGGAAACAAAGATACGCGTCGCGATCCTGGACGATCACCCGATGACCGTGGAAGGATATTTATCCAAACTGGGCAAAGACCCGCAGATCGAGATCGCCGCAACGATGGGATTTGCTGATTTAATGGAACCGGTCCTACAAAAAGGGGAAGTGGATGTGTTGATACTGGACATCACCGTGCCGACCTCGGCGGAGAACCGCAATTCCTACCCGATTCTGCATGTCATCCCGAAATTGCTGGAAGAGCATCCCAACTTGAACATTCTGGTCATCAGCATGCACGCCGAACGCGGACTGATCCGCGAGGTGATGGCGGCGGGCGCGAACGGATATGTCCTCAAGGACGACCGCGAAGCCAACGACAACCTGCCAGATATCATCAAATCTGTGGCGGAGGGCGGCGTTTATTTAAGCAAGGAAGCGGGCGCTTTATACGACAAGCATTTGTCGAGCGACAGCGGGAAACAGTTGAGTCCGCGTCAGCTCGAGGCGCTATCGTTGTGCGCCTCGTTACCCGGCGAGAAAAGCGTCGTCCTTGCCAAAAAGATGAGTATCACTCATTCGGCATTTCGCACCCTGCTTTCGGGCGCATACCTCAAACTCAACGCAAGGACGCGGGCAGACGCCATCGCGAAGGCGAGGAAATTGGGGTTGATCACTCCGGAGTGA
- the mutM gene encoding bifunctional DNA-formamidopyrimidine glycosylase/DNA-(apurinic or apyrimidinic site) lyase — MPELPEVETIARSIEPLVAGRTIISADVRWARTIAFPSAKKFKDQVKGQRIFGVTRRAKYLILRLETYSILIHLRMSGDIVIRKGKIKPEKHDRLILTLSGKRGEESHLAFNDTRKFGRVWLTDKPESVLGKLGPEPLGKEFTPQWLFENLRKRNRQLKPLLLDQTFLAGVGNIYADESLHLAKLHPLRSSNSVTLKQAQALHEAIRSVLKEGIRRNGASIDWVYRGGEYQNHFRVYDREGEPCFTCGAKIQKLTVGQRGTHICPNCQPLERK, encoded by the coding sequence ATGCCCGAACTCCCCGAAGTCGAAACCATTGCCCGTTCCATCGAGCCGCTCGTCGCCGGGCGGACCATCATTTCTGCCGACGTGCGCTGGGCGCGGACGATCGCCTTCCCTTCCGCGAAAAAATTCAAAGATCAGGTGAAAGGCCAGCGAATTTTTGGGGTCACGCGCCGGGCAAAATACCTCATCCTTAGGCTGGAAACTTACAGTATCCTGATACATTTGCGCATGAGCGGGGATATTGTGATAAGAAAAGGTAAAATCAAACCGGAAAAACACGACCGCCTCATCCTCACCCTGAGCGGAAAACGCGGAGAAGAGAGTCACCTCGCCTTCAACGATACGCGCAAGTTTGGGCGCGTCTGGCTGACAGACAAACCCGAATCCGTGCTTGGCAAACTCGGACCCGAGCCGCTCGGCAAGGAATTCACACCGCAGTGGTTGTTTGAAAACTTGCGCAAGCGAAACCGCCAGTTGAAACCGCTCCTGCTCGACCAGACTTTCCTTGCCGGAGTCGGCAACATCTATGCGGACGAGTCCCTGCATTTGGCGAAGCTGCATCCACTCAGGTCGTCCAACTCCGTGACGCTGAAACAGGCTCAGGCGCTGCATGAGGCGATCCGATCCGTGTTAAAGGAAGGCATCCGCAGGAATGGCGCGAGCATCGACTGGGTCTATCGCGGCGGCGAGTACCAGAACCATTTCCGCGTCTACGACCGCGAAGGCGAGCCCTGTTTTACTTGCGGAGCGAAGATTCAGAAATTAACGGTCGGTCAGCGCGGCACGCATATCTGCCCGAACTGCCAGCCGCTCGAAAGGAAATGA
- a CDS encoding ribose-phosphate diphosphokinase → MHHVHHDLKVYGGIKLFGGTGSPELAKKIAEYLDMPLSGREVIEFPNENLFIKLSGSVRGQDVYVIQTTSSPVHRNLMELLIMIQTLKLDSAARITAVVPYLCYGRSDKKDQPRVPITARLVADMIEVAGADRYMTLDPHAGQIQGFFSIPGDVLTASHMLIHHINQNLRASMKDPVVVSVDLGFAKKGRNYAADMDMPIAFIEKRRQGNEAKAEALTLIGEVKDRDVIIVDDEVDTGGSIAQAVDVVKKNGARDVYLIFVHAILSANGAERLASLPIKRIITTDTAPISPEKIKMLEGKLTVLSVASLLGEVIKRAHEGRSVGEMFNE, encoded by the coding sequence ATGCATCACGTTCATCACGATCTGAAGGTGTACGGCGGCATAAAACTGTTCGGCGGCACAGGGTCGCCGGAGCTGGCGAAAAAGATCGCAGAGTACCTCGACATGCCCCTGAGCGGGCGCGAAGTGATCGAGTTCCCGAACGAAAATCTTTTCATCAAACTGAGCGGGAGCGTGCGCGGACAGGATGTGTACGTCATCCAGACCACGTCCTCGCCGGTGCATCGCAACCTGATGGAACTGCTCATCATGATCCAGACCTTGAAACTGGATTCGGCGGCGCGCATCACGGCCGTGGTGCCCTATCTGTGTTACGGACGCTCCGATAAGAAAGACCAGCCGCGCGTTCCCATCACCGCACGCCTTGTGGCGGACATGATCGAAGTCGCCGGCGCGGATCGTTACATGACCCTCGACCCGCACGCCGGGCAGATCCAGGGATTCTTCTCGATCCCCGGCGATGTGTTGACCGCTTCGCACATGTTGATTCATCACATCAACCAGAACCTGCGCGCCAGCATGAAAGATCCCGTTGTCGTATCCGTCGATCTCGGTTTCGCCAAAAAGGGGCGCAATTATGCGGCCGACATGGACATGCCGATCGCCTTCATCGAAAAGCGCAGGCAGGGCAACGAAGCAAAAGCCGAAGCGCTGACCCTGATCGGCGAAGTGAAAGACCGCGACGTCATCATCGTGGACGACGAAGTGGATACCGGCGGCTCGATTGCGCAGGCGGTGGATGTGGTGAAAAAGAACGGCGCGCGGGATGTATATCTGATCTTCGTGCATGCCATCCTTTCCGCGAACGGCGCGGAACGCCTCGCCTCCCTGCCCATCAAGCGCATCATCACCACCGACACGGCTCCGATCTCCCCCGAGAAAATAAAAATGCTCGAAGGCAAACTGACCGTCCTCTCGGTGGCTTCGTTGTTGGGCGAGGTCATCAAGCGCGCGCATGAAGGGCGCTCGGTTGGGGAGATGTTCAACGAATAA
- a CDS encoding GNAT family N-acetyltransferase, which translates to MSIIYGKRIRLRAIEREDVAKFHKWVNDPEVTRGLAMYLPLSMQDEENWFDRMSKSDPDEKPLAIEVRKGRNWKLIGNCGVFGISLANRSAELGIIIGEKSEWDKGYGAEAMILLLQHGFETLNLNRIFLRVYEDNVRAVRSYEKAGFVLEGRQRQAVYKHGKYEDVLFMSVLRSEWDTRKKEK; encoded by the coding sequence ATGAGCATCATTTATGGGAAACGAATCCGCCTGCGCGCGATCGAGCGTGAAGACGTGGCGAAATTTCACAAGTGGGTGAACGACCCCGAAGTGACGCGCGGACTGGCGATGTATCTGCCGCTTTCGATGCAGGATGAAGAAAATTGGTTCGACAGGATGTCGAAGAGCGACCCGGATGAAAAACCGCTCGCCATCGAGGTCCGCAAGGGAAGGAACTGGAAATTGATCGGCAACTGCGGCGTGTTCGGCATTTCGCTGGCAAATCGCAGCGCCGAATTGGGAATCATCATCGGCGAGAAAAGCGAATGGGACAAAGGCTACGGGGCGGAAGCGATGATCCTGCTGCTTCAACACGGTTTCGAGACGTTGAACCTGAACCGCATCTTTTTGCGGGTCTATGAAGATAACGTGCGCGCGGTGCGTTCCTACGAAAAAGCCGGGTTCGTTCTGGAGGGGCGGCAGCGTCAGGCTGTCTACAAACACGGAAAATACGAGGATGTCCTGTTCATGAGCGTCCTGCGTTCGGAATGGGACACTCGCAAGAAGGAGAAGTAA
- the meaB gene encoding methylmalonyl Co-A mutase-associated GTPase MeaB encodes MNLAQAILNGDRLALARLLTQVENDTPDGRAALKELFPHTGKAHLIGVTGAPGTGKSSLVNQLALHYRRTEEKRIAIIAVDPSSPFTGGAVLGDRVRMRDLSGDPNVFIRSMASRGSLGGLAQATANLVQVFDAAGFDIIIVETVGAGQSEVDIAGLAHTTLVVEAPGLGDDIQAIKAGILEIADILVINKADRPGVENTEKALKTMLELAHPTERVFKHHGAYMRVTAPKKNENTKMWIPPILRTISTEGTGIPELADAVARHVSHLRTSGEWDSRERTRFEVELEALVRDGLMSRFKEDVPAPAYEKALESVIQRKMSPWEAAASLMNGRQS; translated from the coding sequence ATGAACTTAGCCCAAGCCATTCTTAACGGTGACCGCCTTGCGCTTGCGCGTCTCTTGACCCAGGTTGAAAACGACACGCCCGATGGGCGCGCAGCCTTGAAGGAATTATTTCCGCACACCGGCAAAGCGCATCTCATCGGTGTGACCGGCGCGCCGGGCACAGGCAAATCCTCGCTGGTGAATCAACTGGCTTTGCACTACCGCAGGACGGAGGAGAAGCGCATCGCGATCATTGCCGTCGATCCGTCCAGCCCATTCACGGGCGGAGCGGTGCTTGGGGATAGGGTCCGCATGCGCGACCTTTCCGGCGACCCGAATGTTTTCATCCGTTCGATGGCTTCGCGCGGCTCGCTGGGCGGACTGGCGCAGGCGACCGCGAACCTTGTCCAGGTCTTCGATGCGGCCGGGTTCGACATCATCATTGTCGAAACCGTCGGCGCGGGTCAAAGCGAAGTGGATATCGCCGGTCTCGCTCACACGACCCTCGTCGTGGAAGCGCCCGGGCTTGGCGATGACATACAAGCCATCAAGGCTGGTATATTGGAGATCGCCGACATCCTGGTCATCAACAAAGCGGACCGTCCCGGCGTCGAGAATACAGAGAAGGCGCTGAAGACCATGCTTGAACTGGCACATCCGACCGAAAGGGTTTTCAAACATCATGGCGCGTATATGCGAGTCACAGCGCCGAAAAAGAACGAAAACACAAAGATGTGGATCCCCCCGATCCTGCGGACGATCTCGACCGAAGGCACGGGTATCCCTGAACTGGCGGACGCGGTTGCGCGGCATGTGAGTCACTTAAGGACCAGCGGAGAATGGGATTCCCGCGAGCGGACCCGGTTCGAGGTCGAGTTGGAAGCGCTGGTCCGCGACGGGTTGATGAGCCGCTTCAAAGAGGATGTCCCTGCACCGGCGTATGAAAAGGCGCTTGAGTCGGTCATCCAAAGAAAAATGTCGCCGTGGGAAGCGGCAGCTTCCTTGATGAATGGAAGGCAGTCATGA